A genomic window from Alkalihalobacillus sp. AL-G includes:
- the queD gene encoding 6-carboxytetrahydropterin synthase QueD yields the protein MDFQIPKRVEQIDRDIQRNELKYHNKRVAVVKEFTFDAAHHLHCYEGKCKSLHGHTYKLVISISGYVNEIGITVDFGAIKEMFKKEIDSRLDHRYLNEVLPNMNTTAENMVVWIWEQLDEHLNTNGYKAKGTRLEELKLFETPTSYAILKREWMENE from the coding sequence ATGGACTTTCAAATACCGAAACGTGTGGAACAGATTGACCGGGATATCCAACGGAATGAGCTGAAATATCACAACAAGCGTGTCGCTGTTGTAAAGGAGTTTACGTTTGATGCTGCTCATCACCTTCACTGCTATGAAGGAAAATGTAAAAGCTTGCACGGACATACGTATAAGCTCGTCATTTCCATTAGCGGCTATGTAAATGAGATCGGAATAACCGTTGACTTCGGAGCCATCAAAGAAATGTTTAAAAAAGAAATCGATTCCCGCTTGGATCACCGTTATCTGAATGAGGTTCTTCCAAACATGAATACGACCGCAGAAAATATGGTCGTCTGGATTTGGGAACAACTGGATGAGCATTTAAATACAAACGGATATAAAGCAAAAGGAACACGCTTGGAAGAATTAAAGCTTTTTGAAACACCGACAAGCTATGCAATTTTAAAACGAGAGTGGATGGAAAATGAGTAG
- a CDS encoding PepSY domain-containing protein, producing MKTSTLLGTAIGFIAGVFITKQVSERSVSPELALKKVKQKFPEKIDGSWIYTTKETIALNELDYNVYKGGLTCLDQHYEFTVDAETGAILELSPSN from the coding sequence TTGAAGACGTCAACTTTACTTGGTACTGCAATCGGTTTTATCGCAGGTGTTTTCATTACAAAGCAAGTGTCTGAACGATCGGTTTCACCCGAGCTTGCATTGAAAAAAGTTAAACAGAAGTTTCCAGAAAAGATAGACGGCTCCTGGATATATACAACCAAGGAAACCATCGCTCTGAATGAACTTGATTATAACGTGTATAAAGGTGGATTAACATGCCTTGACCAACACTATGAATTTACCGTAGATGCTGAAACTGGCGCGATTCTCGAACTGAGCCCCTCTAACTGA